TCAACCGCGACCAGCCAGCTGTTGGCCCGGCAGAAACGCCGGGCGCTGATCGTGCTGCTGACCAACCTGCGTGACGAGGACACCGAAGACCTGCTCGCCAGCGTCAAACGTCTGAGCCTGCAACATCAAGTGCTGGTGGTCAGCCTGCGCGAGGAAGCACTCGACCGCCTGCGCAATGCCCCGGTACAAACGCTGCCCGAAGCACTGGCCTATTGCGGCACGGTGGATTACCTCAATGCCCGGGCCGAGCTGCATGAGCAGTTGAATGCTCATGCAGTTCAGGTGCTGGATGTGCGCCCTGACGAATTGAGCATAAGGCTGGTCAATCGTTACCTGGAATGGAAGCGCGCAGGGGTTATTTAGGGTTGCCGGATTACCAGTACAGATGCAGAGGCCTTTTCAGGTTGACCAACGGGGTTTCGAACTTCCACTTTAAAGCTGACCACACCCGGCTCATGAGCCCAGTACTCCGCGATGATCTCTCCGTTGGCTCTTGTGTAGCTTAGCTTGAAGGCTTCGCCGTTCATGCTGAAATAGAACTCTCGCCCGGACAATGGCTGGCCGGAAACACTTGAAACCACGGTGCCTCTGAACTGCGCAACCGAGCCCGCGTCAATCGGATTTTTCAATTCGCGCAAATCCCTGATCGTGGCATGGTCAGGATGCGAAGCAGGATCCAACACTTTGATGTTCAGATTCAGGCTGCTTTCGACTTCCGCCAGGATGCTGGCCGTAAGCGTTATGTCACCGATTACCATGGGTACAGCCATCAGATACGCTTTGCCATCCACCTGCGTCACGGAAGGTGCAATGATCTGTGAACCAAGGCTCCAGGAAACGGACGCTTGCTCAAACGCCCCCCCGGAATGTCGACCTTTGACAAGGGCCCATATTGGTAAGGTTTCTCCCTGATAGACGCTCAATGCATCCGAGTGTAACTCCACCAGTACCGGCTCATCTTCCATGACTTCGACCCACGACTGAGCAGAATCCCAGCCGCCCAAACCACCACGCACCATGACCTCCAGAACACCACTACGCGATGGCAATTTAAACGTTGTCCGTGCTCTGCCTTGGGCGTCGCTCTGAGCACTGGCAATCGTTGCTCCCGGCAGATTCCACATGACTTCAATGCCTGCGAGAGGCAGGCCGGTCAATGCCGAAATCACTGTAGCCATCGCCTCGACTTCCTCAGTGGGGTATCCCTGCGCAGGCACCACCACGACGTCGACAATTTCGCGGGGGACACTCAGCGAATACGAGATCGAGATGGACTCCGAATAAACCGCATCCCCCACCGTAGCCGTCAATACCGCCACGCCCGGCGTCTGCGGTTTGAAGCGCACAATGGCGACACCATAAAAGTCGGTCAGACTGGTGACCGTCCCCAGATCCTCGTTGCGCCAGGTCACCAATACCCCGGCGATACCTTGACCGGAAACGGACGACACCACTTTTACCTGCTCGACCAGTTCCTGCTCCCATTCCACCACTTGCTGAACGCTACTACTGGTGAGGAGTTTCCACACCTGTGCCCCCGCCCCCAGCGACATCGCATTGGCCGGTGACAGGCTGGCGAGGCGCTCCGCTCCCAGGCGCAGCGCGAAGCCACCGTCCTTGAGGTCGGCGCAACGCAGGGAATAACGCAAACCGATTGCCGAGGGCAGGCGTGATGCGCCGAGCGCAGGTTCGAAACTCAGACCCAGTTCCGCAGGGCCGGTGCCGGTCAAGCCCAAGGTCAGTTCCTGGTCGAACAACGGGCTGCCATCCGGAAGCAGTACTTCGATGGCATGTGAGCCATTGCGGCGCGGAAAGTACGTGTGACTGCCCCATGGATGTTCATCATGCCCATCGAAACGCACCCGTACATCCTCCCAAGGGTTACGGGCAAGCGCCGTAAAGGACAGGGCACGTTGCTCTTCATAGCCATCGAACGGGCTGTGCACATTGGCCACGACGTTCTGCTGACCGTGACTGCTCGGCACCAGGCCAAACCCGGACCAGCCCAGTTCGTCGCTGACGACGCTGTCTGAACTGTCAGCGGATTTCCACTGCACCGCCACCTGCGCCACCGCTTGCCCGGTGAATGCCGAAACCACCCTGACCCAGCTCCAGGCTTTATCCTTGCCGATGACGGCGTCAACCGCTGACTCACGCCAGTCTTCGATTCGCAGCTTGTTGTGAGCGAGCTGCATCGGATTGGTGCTCATGGAGCGATCCAGGGCAGACAAGAAAAGCCCCACACTAAAGGCGCCGGAGACCTTGCTCGAGGTGAAATCCAGACTCCAGCCAACACCACCGTCACTGATTTTTTGAGCTTGATCGAGTGGCGGTTCAATGCTCGCTTCCAGGTCATCAGCCGGGGTGCCTTGCCACACCAGCGTTGCCTGCAAACCCACCAGCGGGCTCAAGGCATTGGGCAGATAGCGCAAGGTGTGCGTGGCCCCGATGCAAGGAAACATTCTCTGACTGGCGTTTGTCGCAGTCACCTGATCCAGCATCAACGTCAGTTCATCCATAAGCTCTGTGGAGATCAGCCGACCGAACAACTCCCGGGGCGCGGTAAGTCCGGGGCTGCTCAAGGTCAGGCTGAACAGGCTGCTGGTACTCGACGCGACCTGCGAACTGAAGCGCCATTCCAGCCCCAATGGCCCAAGCCTCAACGGCTTGTCGATATCCGAGACGATCAAGCCGTTCCCCGGCGGCTCACCACGCCATTGCAGCGTGACCATCTCTCCATTCAGCGGACTGCCGGGCGTGATTTCTATCCGCAAGGTGTGCGGCTCACCGCGCCAGCACAGCAAGCCCAATTCGGTCAGGTCAACCTCATTGCCGTCAAACAGGATCTTGATCTTGCCTTTCCAGGGGCTGCTCTGCAGCGCCTTCACTGCAAACGGTCGCTCCACCGGCACCGCTTCGTCATGCGCCCGCACGCGAGCGGTCACCACCAGCTCACCGTCGCGGCTCGGTTGATACAACACGCTGGCCCAGCCACCGATCCCCGATCGGGTGGCAATCGTGCCTTCGGGAGTCTGCCAGTCCACCCGTGCATTGTTGACCGGATCGCCGTTGCCGCCGGTGACCACATGCACCACCTGCACCCGCAACAGAACACTTTCGCCTTCGTCCACCACGGGAAATTTGTTGGCCTCCTGAACGTCGCCAATGCGCACCAGATTGCGGGCCAGTGACATCGGTTTTCTGTTGGAAGGCAACAGCAGCTTCGAACACAGCAACTGCAAGTGGAAGCGACCGTCGAGTTTGTCCTGGCAGATCAACTCCCAGTTCAGGTCTGTTGTGCCTACAGGTATCGAGGCTTCCAGCTCCGGGCGCAGTTGCACGCCCAACTGTGCGGCGCTGTCGCCATCCCAACGCAGTGCCATCGTGGAACCACGTAACACTTCAGGCACCCGAACGCTCAGTTGATAGGTCGAGCCACGGTTGGGATAGCCGGTCTTCTGCGCCCAGGGCAAGGCGTTGCTGTCTACCACCGCCAGAACGTCCTTCCATGGATCGGTCGCCAGCACCTGAACGTCCAGCGTCGCGGTTTCCACCCCACTGGCATAGTAGGGGCTTGCCACCGAAGCCTGGATAGCACGTTTTCCAGCAGCCGTTGGCAGATACTCGAAATACGCCCAGCCCTCGGCGTCGGTCGGTGTCGTGCTCAGCACCCCCAGCCCTTCGGTGGTCCAGGTCACCGTGCGCCCGGCCAGAAACTGACCGGTGTACCAGGAGGCCACTCGTACCCCCAGACGCACCGATTGCGTCAACTCCAGCACCGGGAAATACGCGGCCTCCAGCACCTCACGGAACACCAGCCGGTGATGCCCCAGCGAGACCTGCATCGAATACGGCTCGGCGGTGTACTGGTTCACCAGTTGCACCGTGAACAGGTAAGGATCCTGAGCACCGATCAGCGGGCACTGCAGCATCCACGGTGAGTCCAGCGGTTGATCGACGCCCCAGTCAGGCGTTGCGAAAACCGCGCCTTGTGGATTGTCATCGCTCACCAATGCAGCTTTGGTGTGCAGCCAGGGGCTGTCGGGGTCGGGTACGAACGCAAGCTGGTGCTGGAAGCTGCCGTCCGCGCCCAGGCAGAGGTGAACCAGCTTGCCAGATGACGATTGCTCCGCGTCCACCTTCACCGTCTGCATCCGCGCGGGCTCAAGTTCCACGCCCAGGCGAATGCGGGTAACCAAAACCAGAGAGTTATAGTCCTCGGGATCAGCATTACCCGGAGCGACCACTGTGACGCGAATCTTGTCCTGGCGCTGCAACGGCAGATCGAGCTCGGCGTTGTACTTGAGCGGTCTGAATTCCAGCGGCAACCCTTGAGTGATCCGTGCCTGGTCCTCTTCAAGGTTACGAGGGCTGCCGGGCGGCAACGGGATTTCTCTAAGGGTGGCTCCACTGTCATCAGTGAATATCATGCGGCCCGCTTCGGTATGCCGCGTTTCATACAGGAAACTCAGCACATACCTGGCTCCGGCGCTCGGCGTTACAGGTACGGTCATTTCCTGAAAGGCAGAGGCAAGGTTTGCTACTGAAAGCATCCTGATCTGTGTGCCTTCGTACGGCTCGCCCACGACCGTAACCCAGCGGCTGTTAACCGGCCCCTTTTCCCAATGGCTCAAGGCCTCACGGAAATCACCATTGAGCACCAGACTGTCATTAGCCTGAATGACGGGTTCAACCATGATGGCCTGCTCCTTTGATATTGCCTGACTGGCGGGACGTGATCGCCCGGGTGACCAGATCTTTGACAGCGAGGGTAAACGTCGGCTCACCGGCCTTGGCCGTGTAGCGGACGCGCAGAATGATGTCGGTGAGTGATTTGAGCATCGGCGCCTGCCGCTCGCTCTGCGGCCAGGGAAAGTGCAATTGCCAGCGCGAGATCGCGCCGGTGTTCTCGAAAGGGTTGAGCAAGCCTTCGTCCGGTTTGCCGGCGTTCATGCCGGTGTCGGCGATCCCCACGGACAAACCGATCTGCTGGCCACTGCGCAGATTGAACAGCACCTCGACCGGCGCCACCTTGCCCGCCGGCTGATGCAGGTACTCGACCGAGCGCGCCGAGCCCTGGGTAGCGGTCATGCTGCCGACCTGCAGCAGCGTCGCCTGTACATCCTGATAAGGTCCGAGCAGTACGGGCAGGTCGACCTCGACCAGATTGAGCAGCCGGCAATACTCGCCCGGGTGATCGCGATCGAATGACAACTGCGTCAGCTGGAACTCCAGCACGCCCTTTTTGATCAACTCGGCCAGCGCCTGGGTCCAGTCGGAGAATCCCGTCTGCGGATCCACCTTGTCATCGAACAGTCGTCGCAGCGAAATGGTCTTGACCCGCTCCAGACGGCGCTCATGGCTTTGCAGGTACAGACGATCCATGCGCAACAGGTACTCGCGCAAGTGTTCACCGGCAGTCAGTCCATGACGGTTGTCCAGCCAGACCTGCGGCAAGGCCTCAGCGGTTTCGTAATCGCCGGTTTCCGCACTCAATGACGACCGGGCACTCAGGCACAGACTGACCACCGCATCGTAAGCCTGATAGTGCAAGGCCTTGAGCTGGCCCAGCAGCCAGCCGAACAATTCTGCGTTGGTCGCGCGTTTCTTCAGGTAGTTGTAGAGCGCCAGTGCCTGACCGTTGGCCCGCAGGGTTTGCTCCAGACTCGTTCTGGCGGCATCGAGGGCGAATGTCTGCGCAGTGATCTGCTCGGCGATTGCCCCGACCTCGGCCAGTGCCTGATCTCGTTGCAACTCCCACTCTCTGCGGCGCAGGCGGTAGCTTTCGGTGATGGCTTGTTTATCCGCGTCGATCTGCAACAGCATCGCGCTGATTTCCAGACCAAAGACCACAGCATCCGCAGCTTTTTCCAAACGATGCCCACCGACAGCCGTGCCGCCAATGTTCGGCGGAGCCGCCAATGCCGCGCCTACAGACTTGATCGCGTGCAGCCCGGTGTTGATCCCTTTGACCATCGCCAGTTTGTCCATGATCTGGTATTCGGCATCGCTGATGTGTTCGTCGTACCAGGCTTTGTATCGATCGGCCCGTTGCTGGGCCATGGCCTGACTCTGACCGAGGGCCGTGAGGCTGGCTTCAAGCTGGGCAATGGATTGCTCTTGAACCGCGCGGGCGTAGTCGCCCAGTTCCTTGAGGTGTTCTTGCTGCAGTTCTTCCTGTTCCGCCCGATCGCGCTGTTCCAGCAGACGCAATACCTGGCTGCCGTACTCCTGCAGTGTCTGCACGGCGCGCAGCGCCGCCTCGTAGCTGACGCGCCAGCGAAAGGCCCCCACCACCAGACGTCCGCCCATCGGCCGTGGCATGCCCACCCCGCCAGCGGCCAGATCGCGCAACAATTGATTGGGATCGGTGGGCGGGCTGAACAGCGGAACGTCCAGTGGCTTGCCGTCCAGGGTCAGGTTGTTGCGCAAGTTGCTCAGGCGCTGCCCCGGCAAGTCGAACAGCTCAAGCAACTGCTCATTGATCGGCAGTTTGAACGACTCGTTCGCCAGCAGGCCCATCAACGGTGACGCTTCGGCGGCTGGAGGAATGTCAGCCAGGGAAAACTGCAGCTCCTGCTCGAACTGCTCAAGCGCCGGGCGGCTCGTGCTCTGGTTAAGCAAGGCCTCTACCGTCTGCGCTTGCCAACGGGTTACTGCCCGGGCGGAAGGCGGCTTGCCCATCAGAAACTGCGCCTGCACGTAACACAGTTTCGCCGCCACCAAGGCATCCCGAGTGAGCTGGCGGTAGTACCAGTCGCCCCACGCCACAAGGTTCTTCACATACTCGGTGAACACCAGAATCTGGTAGTGCTGGGGTGCGGCATAGGCAATCGCGTCCGGATCGGTCGGCAGCAAGGCTTCGACGCCCACATTCCCCACAGCGGCCAAAGGCCGGCAACGCCAGTATTCAGGCCTCGGTGGCGCATTCCCTGGTTTTTCCGGGTCTCGCGAATCTTGCGGATCGAACACGTAATGGGACCAGCTTTGCGCTTCCAGGTAGCGATCCTCGGCCCGCAGTCGAGCCGCCACCAGATGCGGCAGATGAAAAAACAGCTCCCAGAAATACAGACCGTTGGCCCCGTCGAACGCCCCGTTCGGCTCGGCGATCGGGCCCGCGGCTGGAGGCGGCTCCGTCAGGAACTGGGTCTCCCAGTCGAGTACGGCATCCACGGAAATATTGCTCAGTTGCACCAGCTCCGGGCCGAACAGCGAGTTCAAGCGCGCGCGCTGCAACATTCCGGGCTGCCTGAAACCGATGAACTGCGCCGCATCCAACGCGTTCTTTTCCAGAGTCGGTGGTACGAAACGGGTGATCTTGGTGAGTGAGACTGTAAAGGTCTTGCTGCCTTGGCCTGTGCCGCTCAAGGTAAATTCGGCCAGCCCGGTAAATCCGCCTTTCGCGCGTTGCAGTTTCATCCACTCAGTAGCCCAACCACCCGCGACGGGCTGCTGGGCTTTGGTTTCTGTCGGGTCATCCCCGGCCGGATTGTTCAGCTTCAAGGTAAAATCGACCTTCTCATCTCCAACCGGAGACCGCGCCCGGCACAGGCCTCTAACCCACAGAAAGTCGTCTGTTCCTACCTCCGAAAACACCGCCTGCAGCCCGTAATAAGCCGTCAGATCCCCCGATGTCTCACTCTTGATCTCGACCACCGGCTGATTTTTCGGCGTCAGTGCATGCTGCAAGGTCAGGACATCTGTGAAGCGATGACTGGCCAGATATACAAGCCAGCTGCCGTCGTCTTCAGGCAACGGACGAAAGAACACATCACGGGTGGTGCTCACCCTCAGACCCGCCGGGCTGATAAGCAATACGGCCAGGCGACCCTTGGGGTGAATTGCATCGGAAAACGTTGTTGCAATCAGCCGGGAATCAAGGCTCCTGTCGCTGTTGTTGGTGTCCTGATCAGCGCTATACAAGCTCAGCGGTGCCGACCATTCTGCGTTCTGGCTCATGAACGCCAGGTTGATATCCAGTCTGGGGGCCAAGTAGCCCTCGCTCCCCTTGATACCCACCGGGTCGCGCCACTCAGCCCACACCAGACACAAGCGCCCGCCCCAAAACAGCGGCCGCATATCCAGAACCCTGTTCCCCACCGGAATGTCGGCAGGTTGCCATTCACTCCATGCCGCCGGGTTGACCGGATTGCCGGAAGCGGTGAGCTCGATGTCGGCCTTGCGCCAGAAATACTGAAACGGCTGCACCCGCTGCCGGCCGACGAAATAGTAAGTGGCATCGCTTGCCGAGTCGCCATCCAGACAGGCGCTGATGACATCCAGGTTGCAGGTCTGCTCGAATGCCTTGAGGTATTGCTGCGAGGCACGCTGCACCGAATCGCCGGTCAGCCGCGCCTGATTCAAGTCATTTTCCAGTTCCTTGAACAGGCGGGTCTTGCGCTGCCGCACAAAGGGGTTGATGAAGTTTTCCGGGTAGACCGAAATCAAGGACAGCGCCGCCCAGTCGGGGTAATTGCTGTACAGCTCCCAGAGTTTCAGGTCCTGCGCCGGAAAAGCCTTGTTTTTGTAGCCCGGCTCAAGCTTGCGATACGCTGCATGAATGAATTGCTGCGCGCAACTGGTCGCCTCGGCGACCCACGAACTTTGCACCGGGTAGTTGTCCAGCGGGTCCATGCGCAACAGCTCGAACAGATCCTGCGGCGTTTTCACGAAGGCGTAGCGGGTCCTGGCAGCCTGACCGATGCAGTAATCGACCAGTGCTGCGCGGCGTTTTTCCAACAATGGAGCCAGATTGCGTTGAGTCATGGTCTTGTCCTGCATCCTGAGGTGAACGCTGCGTCAACCAACACGGTCATTGGTGAGTCAGTGCTTCGGTGAAGGTGATAGGGTCAAAAAATGTTTCTCTTTCGCTGGCATCGCAATGCGCGCTGAAAATGAACTTGCCGCCGGAGGAACTCGACACGTAAACCCGTGTAACACCCTCGAAGTCGGCGTAATTCTGCCCGGGGCGAATCACCACCGAGCCGCTACTGCCGCTCGCAGGTTCGGCGGACCAGCGCACCAGACGGTTGCGCCCGGGGTTTTGATAGGCGTCGCGCAGCGTGGCGTACAGCTCGACTTCCTGCCCCGCCGGAATCGGCTGCTGCGGCACCTGGGCAGTTAATGGTGCGGGGAAGGACAGCGTCACGGCGTCATCGGAGATATTGATAGTCGGAGCCTGTTGCGCGTCGATCAGGTCAAGCCAGAACAGTGGCGTTTCCTGCCCCATGACCTCGCCCGGCAGATACTCGACCGTCACCGTTCCATTGACTTCAGTGGGCTTGGCCACAATCGTGCCGAGGCTCACTTGCCAGTACACATTGACGCCACTCAGTGGCTTGTCATCGGCGTCCGTCAACGTCACGGTCAACAGGACTTTCTCGCCGGGTTTACCGGCCACCACCTCGGTCTTGTCCACAACACAGGTCATGGTGACCAGTGGTTGCGCCACCTCATCGGCAAAGGCAACCACCGACTCGCGGTTATCTGAAAGGCTCAGCAGCGCGCGCTCTGCGGCAATTCGATAAGCGTCCTTGTCTACGTCCTCCGGCAGATTTCCCACGAGAAAAATCGTCAGGGCGTCCATGCCGCTGTGCCGGGCCAACACGCGGATGCGCATCAGCAAATCGAGCTGGGGCAAAGTCTTGAGGATCTTCAGCGCAGGGTCGATGCGGCTGACGCACTCACGCACTTCTTGCACGCTCCAGTCGAAAAACGCCGCCAGCCGCAACGCTGCCGCTTCCTGTGCCAGCCGCAGCGCATGGCCTGTCAGGGGCGTGGGCAATGCGTTGACCTGACGCAGGTAGTCGAGCAGTTTGCCGGCCGGTTGCTCGCTCAACTCGAAGGCCCGTCCCAGCGCGGTCAGGTAATACAGGGTGCGGATCGACAGCTGGTACCGATCGTCCTGAGCCATCCAGGCCTTGTGGCCGTATTGCAGAAAGTCTTCGAGCAACACCGCAGACAGTTCCAGCTTGCTCGCCACAGCACTGCGACGTCGCACATCCGCCAGCAAGCTCAGCAGCGGGTCGGGTTGCTCTGCGGTGCGTGCAGCGGGACTGAGTGCCTCAGTTGCATCGGCACGCGCGCTGACCTGCGACAACAACTGATAAACCGTGGACTGCGCCCAGGTCAGCATCAGCAACCCGCGTTCGGTATCAAGGCCGGTGTACACCGCCAGACACTCCCGGGCGACCGAGACCTGCGCCTCCCGCGCCTTCAACAGCACGCCGAGCATTCGCTCGACGAGAATGCCCCGCACACTGGCGTCGTTTTCGCCCAGCCCCTCCCTGATTGCCTGGTCGAACTTTAGCCGGGCAAGGCTCAGGTAGTCGGTCTCGGGTATTTGCAGGTCGATGACCAGACCCGTCGGGTCGACCAGTTCGGTCAACAACCGCAGCCAGTCCAGCCCCTCCAGCGAGGGAACGCCAGCCATCGACAGCCCGGCATTGTTGAACAGCGCGGCAGGCAGCAGGTTGCGGATCTGCTCGAACAACTGCTGCTCGGCCTGTGTGGCAACCGCCAGGGCCTGCAGCGGTGCCACTTGCTGCAGCATCCACAGCACAGGGAGTTCGCGATCCTTGCACCAGGACACGCAGGAGTGCAGGGCATACATCAGATTGAGTACGTCCGGTGTGGTTTCGCTATTGAGCCGTGCGTGCACCCGCGGCAAACCTGCCAGCCCGTCGACCCAGCTCTCGCCGCCCAACAGCGTCAGCATCAGCACGCCTTCGACCGGGGTGATCCCCAGCAACCGTGGCAACTTCACCAACCGGTAGAAACTCGATATGACTGCCGTGGTGCGCCTCAGCGTGCCGCTGAACCCGTGCGCCCGTTCGATCGCTACTGCCAGGTAGGCATAAGTCTGCAGATCGATGCCCAATCCGCTGCACAACTGGCTGATTGTCAGCTCCGCGACACCCTGCGCCGGCAGCGTCGCAAACGTTGCGCCGTCCAGCACCAGGGGCTGGCGATAATTGCCCTGGCCGTTGAAGGTGCGATCGAACAGTGACAGGGCATTGGCACGCCCGTAAATCGAGATTTCATCGATAAATGCCGCGAAATCCTCTGCCGAACAGCCATAGCGTTCACGCAGCGACTGAAACAGGCCCAGCGCATGCACCTGATGGGTAGAAATCCACCACGGATTTGCCGGTGTCGCATGACGGGCCTCTGCCCTGATCGCCGCCGTCAACAACGCATCCACCTGCTCGCTGGGCAGCTCCAGCCATCGATCCAGGCGCAACTTGCGATTCATTCGTTCGTAGCGGTCAATGATGGTCGGGTCTTGTGTCAAACGATGCAGAAAGGCTTCGCTGTCTTCCCTGTAATCAATGTCGAGCGCCGGAATGGTCGCGGCGTTTAGATAGACCGAGCCGGATCGCTGGCTCTCGTCAGCACCCGGTTGCTCGCTGTCATACACGCTGACGTTGGCCGAACGCGTCGGGGCGAATTCGCGAATCGACAGCAACGCCTCGATATCCCGGGTGTCCAGCCCCGTCCGCTCGCCAAAGAATTTCACCTGATTGAGATTTAGCCAATCGGTCCCAGGTGCTCCAAAGTTGTATTGGTAATAATCGTCCCTTGCGTCGGTATCGCCAGTTTTTATCGGAGCCTCTGTCAGCAATTCACGCTGATAAGGCCCCAGCCGCGACGCATGGGTAAAGGCGCGCCCGGCATCGTTGTCCCATGCCTCAGGCTGCAGGAAATAGGGATAGGCCAGATCCACCATGTGGGCGATATTACCCACCGACAGGCCATGTTCACGGGCGACAAAATCAAGCGTGACCCAATGCTGGTAGTACGGCAGGCCGTTGGGGTAACGGGTCTGGATCAGTGCCTCTTCGAGGTCTTGCTCACTATCGTTTTCTTCGATAAACGTTTCGAGCACCGGGACGATGATGTCCAGCGCCGACACTGCCTGATGCACGGCATTGAAGTCGACCAGCAGCTTTTTCAGATCCCGACGGCGCTCATGCAAATCGAGTTTTTCGTCGCCGCCAATGGCGTGGATTTTGTCCTGGATCCAGCGCAACAACTCGATCAGGTAAGCCACCGGAGATGCGATTGACTCC
The Pseudomonas fluorescens genome window above contains:
- a CDS encoding neuraminidase-like domain-containing protein, producing the protein MTQRNLAPLLEKRRAALVDYCIGQAARTRYAFVKTPQDLFELLRMDPLDNYPVQSSWVAEATSCAQQFIHAAYRKLEPGYKNKAFPAQDLKLWELYSNYPDWAALSLISVYPENFINPFVRQRKTRLFKELENDLNQARLTGDSVQRASQQYLKAFEQTCNLDVISACLDGDSASDATYYFVGRQRVQPFQYFWRKADIELTASGNPVNPAAWSEWQPADIPVGNRVLDMRPLFWGGRLCLVWAEWRDPVGIKGSEGYLAPRLDINLAFMSQNAEWSAPLSLYSADQDTNNSDRSLDSRLIATTFSDAIHPKGRLAVLLISPAGLRVSTTRDVFFRPLPEDDGSWLVYLASHRFTDVLTLQHALTPKNQPVVEIKSETSGDLTAYYGLQAVFSEVGTDDFLWVRGLCRARSPVGDEKVDFTLKLNNPAGDDPTETKAQQPVAGGWATEWMKLQRAKGGFTGLAEFTLSGTGQGSKTFTVSLTKITRFVPPTLEKNALDAAQFIGFRQPGMLQRARLNSLFGPELVQLSNISVDAVLDWETQFLTEPPPAAGPIAEPNGAFDGANGLYFWELFFHLPHLVAARLRAEDRYLEAQSWSHYVFDPQDSRDPEKPGNAPPRPEYWRCRPLAAVGNVGVEALLPTDPDAIAYAAPQHYQILVFTEYVKNLVAWGDWYYRQLTRDALVAAKLCYVQAQFLMGKPPSARAVTRWQAQTVEALLNQSTSRPALEQFEQELQFSLADIPPAAEASPLMGLLANESFKLPINEQLLELFDLPGQRLSNLRNNLTLDGKPLDVPLFSPPTDPNQLLRDLAAGGVGMPRPMGGRLVVGAFRWRVSYEAALRAVQTLQEYGSQVLRLLEQRDRAEQEELQQEHLKELGDYARAVQEQSIAQLEASLTALGQSQAMAQQRADRYKAWYDEHISDAEYQIMDKLAMVKGINTGLHAIKSVGAALAAPPNIGGTAVGGHRLEKAADAVVFGLEISAMLLQIDADKQAITESYRLRRREWELQRDQALAEVGAIAEQITAQTFALDAARTSLEQTLRANGQALALYNYLKKRATNAELFGWLLGQLKALHYQAYDAVVSLCLSARSSLSAETGDYETAEALPQVWLDNRHGLTAGEHLREYLLRMDRLYLQSHERRLERVKTISLRRLFDDKVDPQTGFSDWTQALAELIKKGVLEFQLTQLSFDRDHPGEYCRLLNLVEVDLPVLLGPYQDVQATLLQVGSMTATQGSARSVEYLHQPAGKVAPVEVLFNLRSGQQIGLSVGIADTGMNAGKPDEGLLNPFENTGAISRWQLHFPWPQSERQAPMLKSLTDIILRVRYTAKAGEPTFTLAVKDLVTRAITSRQSGNIKGAGHHG
- a CDS encoding Tc toxin subunit A, which codes for MTEPVIRPVQQLLRQVFSDEQRETYTDFCNYLENGGSIFPLVEQGVRGLVSHYRMNPDDARAFLRRANSLAVFVRRQFIEHSLRGPQAPVTHPDSGLLSMVAGPSYESLFSTNFDGLCPPQALESIASPVAYLIELLRWIQDKIHAIGGDEKLDLHERRRDLKKLLVDFNAVHQAVSALDIIVPVLETFIEENDSEQDLEEALIQTRYPNGLPYYQHWVTLDFVAREHGLSVGNIAHMVDLAYPYFLQPEAWDNDAGRAFTHASRLGPYQRELLTEAPIKTGDTDARDDYYQYNFGAPGTDWLNLNQVKFFGERTGLDTRDIEALLSIREFAPTRSANVSVYDSEQPGADESQRSGSVYLNAATIPALDIDYREDSEAFLHRLTQDPTIIDRYERMNRKLRLDRWLELPSEQVDALLTAAIRAEARHATPANPWWISTHQVHALGLFQSLRERYGCSAEDFAAFIDEISIYGRANALSLFDRTFNGQGNYRQPLVLDGATFATLPAQGVAELTISQLCSGLGIDLQTYAYLAVAIERAHGFSGTLRRTTAVISSFYRLVKLPRLLGITPVEGVLMLTLLGGESWVDGLAGLPRVHARLNSETTPDVLNLMYALHSCVSWCKDRELPVLWMLQQVAPLQALAVATQAEQQLFEQIRNLLPAALFNNAGLSMAGVPSLEGLDWLRLLTELVDPTGLVIDLQIPETDYLSLARLKFDQAIREGLGENDASVRGILVERMLGVLLKAREAQVSVARECLAVYTGLDTERGLLMLTWAQSTVYQLLSQVSARADATEALSPAARTAEQPDPLLSLLADVRRRSAVASKLELSAVLLEDFLQYGHKAWMAQDDRYQLSIRTLYYLTALGRAFELSEQPAGKLLDYLRQVNALPTPLTGHALRLAQEAAALRLAAFFDWSVQEVRECVSRIDPALKILKTLPQLDLLMRIRVLARHSGMDALTIFLVGNLPEDVDKDAYRIAAERALLSLSDNRESVVAFADEVAQPLVTMTCVVDKTEVVAGKPGEKVLLTVTLTDADDKPLSGVNVYWQVSLGTIVAKPTEVNGTVTVEYLPGEVMGQETPLFWLDLIDAQQAPTINISDDAVTLSFPAPLTAQVPQQPIPAGQEVELYATLRDAYQNPGRNRLVRWSAEPASGSSGSVVIRPGQNYADFEGVTRVYVSSSSGGKFIFSAHCDASERETFFDPITFTEALTHQ